From a single Brassica napus cultivar Da-Ae chromosome C9, Da-Ae, whole genome shotgun sequence genomic region:
- the LOC106453911 gene encoding uncharacterized protein LOC106453911 — MPLDNDGDCSLTELISSILDRIPNLLSFKSKWSSIRVKLADLNTHLSDIPASSSSNQLALDLLLSARETLHNASSVAARCEGPSLSERNLNTQSDVDSVMARLDRHVKDADEAAARNLVIRLQIGEPKSKNSAIESLLREDDKNVMISIVQGVVLVQVRLLDSCSLSMKEKVVAVISRISTVESSKHVLIAEGLNHLLRVLESGSGF, encoded by the exons atgcCGTTGGATAACGATGGTGACTGTAGCTTAACGGAGCTCATCTCCTCTATCCTCGACCGCATCCCAAACCTTCTCAGCTTCAAATCCAAATGGTCCTCGATCCGCGTCAAACTCGCCGATCTCAACACTCACCTCTCTGATATTCCcgcctcttcttcttccaaccaGCTAGCTCTGGATCTCCTCCTCTCCGCTCGAGAGACGCTCCACAACGCCTCCTCCGTCGCGGCTAGGTGCGAGGGTCCGAGTTTATCTGAGAGAAATCTCAATACGCAGAGCGACGTCGACTCGGTCATGGCTCGACTCGATCGCCACGTGAAGGACGCTGAT GAAGCTGCGGCGAGGAATCTAGTTATCCGATTACAGATCGGTGAACCGAAGTCGAAGAACTCGGCGATTGAATCTTTGCTTCGGGAAGATGATAAGAACGTGATGATATCCATAGTTCAAGGTGTTGTTCTCGTTCAGGTTCGGTTGCTCGATTCGTGTAGTTTGAGCATGAAGGAGAAGGTTGTAGCCGTGATTTCAAGAATCTCAACGGTGGAGAGCAGTAAACACGTGTTGATAGCTGAAGGGCTGAACCACCTCCTTCGTGTGTTGGAATCAGGAAGTGGTTTCTAA
- the LOC125592688 gene encoding uncharacterized protein LOC125592688 — protein MRVLTAILTGEASFLLLFRHVSPEPGDSTLQFRLIHFWEARKNVKGGPGIILGIDAEGTVAQGFISQNRRNQYEKQLRRGSIYTLTNFYASNSKVMYHVADQRLVICISHASDLSKVEENIEGILTKRFRIHSFSDFEANCDPRGDLHDVVGHLNLVDGQPLHQRPVLCTKDGSTSRKVLVHLQFKDGPVINVYIWDEAAENFRLKFDACAATPTVLLVTTVNPKRLGGKLCLSSMSSSRVFLDEEVDPTKEYMTWLTTNPSATATVNPVEVVKSETLTISEIAAFIKRQPAKIAYFDCIATIDDVKLGTECYRVEMSVYDNEEQCTFIILVDAGKELTGRKATELIDTYVEENGGDGAELEVPLPQCFIATIGHTKKFRIKVAHYNFTSTHLSLTATKIVSSAVLPPKKPPLKMPPGTEVETSEVTESSGGGTSATDDQKKAKCTKRSG, from the exons ATGAGAGTGCTG ACTGCAATCCTTACCGGCGAAGCTTCTTTTCTTCTCCTCTTCCGACATGTTTCACCAGAACCAGGAGATTCCACCTTGCAGTTTAGGCTTATTCATTTCTGGGAAGCTCGCAAGAATGTGAAAGGAGGACCAGGCATCATTCTTGGGATCGATGCGGAG GGTACTGTGGCTCAGGGGTTCATCAGTCAGAACCGTCGCAACCAATATGAAAAACAGCTCCGGCGTGGGAGCATCTACACACTGACAAACTTCTATGCATCCAACAGCAAGGTGATGTATCATGTTGCTGATCAGAGGCTGGTGATTTGCATCTCACACGCCTCTGACCTGTCGAAGGTTGAAGAAAACATTGAAGGCATTTTGACAAAGCGCTTCAGAATCCATTCCTTTTCAGATTTTGAAGCCAACTGCGATCCCAGAGGGGATCTCCACG ATGTTGTTGGCCACCTTAATCTGGTTGATGGCCAGCCTCTCCATCAGCGTCCGGTTTTGTGCACCAAGGATGGCTCAACTTCTCGGAAAGTTTTGGTTCATTTGCAGTTTAAAGA TGGTCCAGTGATTAACGTCTATATATGGGACGAGGCTGCAGAAAATTTCCGCCTAAAGTTTGACGCATGTGCAGCCACTCCAACGGTTCTATTGGTCACAACGGTCAATCCTAAAAGACTCGGAG GGAAATTGTGCCTAAGTTCAATGTCGTCATCAAGAGTGTTTTTGGACGAAGAGGTTGACCCCACCAAGGAATACATGACATG GTTGACCACGAACCCTTCTGCAACTGCTACGGTCAACCCTGTTGAGGTGGTTAAATCTGAGACGCTCACAATAAGTGAGATTGCTGCTTTCATCAAGCGTCAGCCTGCTAAG ATTGCCTACTTTGACTGCATTGCCACAATTGATGATGTCAAGCTTGGCACTGAGTG CTACCGCGTGGAAATGTCTGTCTATGATAATGAGGAGCAGTGCACTTTCATCATTCTCGTAGATGCTGGGAAAGAGCTCACTGGCAGAAAAGCAACAGAGTTGATCGACACTTATGTTGAG GAAAATGGTGGAGATGGGGCTGAGCTTGAGGTTCCACTGCCACAATGTTTTATCGCCACAATCGGACATACAAAGAAATTCAGGATCAAGGTGGCACACTACAATTTCACATCTACCCACCTATCCTTGACAGCTACCAAAATTGTGTCATCAGCAGTTTTGCCACCAAAGAAGCCTCCACTCAAGATGCCACCAGGAACTGAAGTGGAAACCTCAGAGGTAACTGAGAGCAGTGGTGGTGGTACTTCAGCCACTGACGACCAGAAGAAAGCAAAGTGTACCAAGCGTAGTGGCTAG